The Streptomyces sp. NBC_01775 genome includes a region encoding these proteins:
- a CDS encoding LpqB family beta-propeller domain-containing protein: MESEHRMKRQKRLRALLVLAACGTLLAGCASMPDDGSVDHVNSSHRAEADSQVRVYGVSPQKGEAPQQIVRGFLEATTSDEATFPTAREYLTRRMARAWDPFAGTTVLSNGPTARKAPRTRTVAKGSYSVEVSGSRMADVDDKHAYSPAKGNYSVVFHLAKVDGEWRIDRMPDGLVLGESDFQRIYRPINTYYYAQLGHDAESITDGQNVLVADPVYLRRRINPVTETVSALLQGPSGWIDPVVTSSFPRGTRLMRGQHLSLDDSGVLRVRLNAKGAKAGGKQCVRMAAQVLHTVQDQASAKVSRVELAGPKDRELCAQTREQVDIYQPGRLNGSARRAYFIDGNHRVAAFQRKNEKPYLVEGPLGTGQVEMGAVAVNRMESEAAAVSRGRRSLYVASLEGTASTSMDAPVLMSKAKNENDRLTAPSWDGLGDLWVADRDPENPRLLRLRGGKEKPEEVRVPDLDKDQRIESLRIASDGVRIALRVREADGHVSLQLGRVVRGGTEHKPEVTVEQLRPVAPQLENVAAASWAGGSRLVVVGRESGSVQQLQYMETDGSVSDQPTLPGINDVTGVAASEDETKALLADSEDGIVRLPPDANWKTLTESGSAPVYPG; the protein is encoded by the coding sequence ATGGAAAGTGAGCACCGGATGAAGCGTCAAAAGCGGCTGCGCGCACTGCTGGTGCTCGCGGCGTGCGGAACGCTGCTCGCCGGCTGCGCGTCGATGCCGGATGACGGGAGCGTCGACCACGTCAACTCCTCGCACCGCGCCGAGGCCGACTCCCAGGTGCGCGTCTACGGCGTCAGCCCTCAAAAAGGCGAGGCGCCGCAGCAGATCGTGCGCGGCTTCCTGGAGGCGACCACCAGCGACGAGGCCACCTTCCCCACGGCCCGCGAGTACCTGACGCGCCGGATGGCGCGCGCCTGGGATCCCTTCGCCGGTACGACGGTGCTGTCGAACGGCCCGACTGCGCGTAAGGCACCCCGTACGCGCACGGTGGCCAAGGGCAGCTACTCGGTGGAGGTATCCGGTAGCCGGATGGCGGATGTCGACGACAAGCATGCCTACTCGCCTGCCAAGGGCAACTACAGCGTGGTGTTCCACCTGGCCAAGGTGGACGGCGAGTGGCGCATCGACCGGATGCCGGACGGGCTCGTGCTCGGAGAGTCGGACTTCCAGCGCATCTACCGGCCGATCAATACCTACTACTACGCGCAGCTTGGACACGACGCGGAATCGATCACGGATGGGCAGAACGTGCTCGTGGCCGATCCCGTGTACCTGCGTCGTCGTATCAACCCGGTCACCGAGACGGTCTCCGCGCTGCTCCAGGGGCCGTCGGGGTGGATCGACCCCGTCGTCACCTCGTCGTTCCCACGCGGCACCCGTTTGATGCGGGGTCAGCATCTCTCCCTCGACGATTCGGGCGTGCTGCGGGTGCGGCTGAACGCCAAGGGAGCGAAAGCCGGTGGCAAGCAGTGCGTCCGGATGGCGGCGCAGGTGCTGCACACTGTGCAGGATCAGGCGTCCGCCAAGGTCAGCAGGGTCGAGCTGGCGGGTCCCAAGGATCGCGAACTGTGCGCACAGACGCGCGAACAGGTCGACATCTACCAGCCCGGACGTCTCAACGGCAGCGCGAGGCGGGCGTACTTCATCGACGGGAACCACAGGGTCGCCGCCTTCCAGCGCAAGAATGAGAAGCCCTACCTTGTCGAAGGACCGCTGGGCACCGGGCAGGTGGAGATGGGCGCCGTGGCCGTCAACCGGATGGAGAGCGAGGCGGCGGCCGTCTCGCGTGGGCGCCGCTCCTTGTACGTCGCCTCCTTGGAGGGCACCGCCTCCACCTCGATGGATGCCCCGGTGCTCATGAGCAAGGCAAAGAATGAGAACGACCGGCTGACCGCGCCGAGCTGGGACGGGCTGGGCGATCTGTGGGTGGCCGACCGCGACCCGGAGAATCCGCGGCTGCTGCGACTGCGCGGCGGCAAGGAGAAGCCCGAGGAGGTACGCGTCCCCGACCTGGACAAGGACCAGCGCATCGAGTCGCTGCGGATCGCCTCGGACGGGGTACGGATCGCGCTGCGCGTGCGCGAGGCCGACGGACACGTATCGCTCCAGCTCGGCCGGGTGGTGCGCGGCGGCACGGAGCACAAGCCCGAGGTGACGGTCGAACAACTGCGGCCGGTGGCACCCCAGTTGGAGAACGTCGCCGCAGCCTCGTGGGCGGGCGGCAGCCGGCTCGTGGTGGTGGGGCGCGAGTCCGGGAGCGTGCAGCAACTCCAGTACATGGAGACCGACGGCTCCGTCTCCGACCAGCCCACGCTGCCCGGTATCAACGATGTGACGGGCGTCGCCGCCTCGGAGGACGAGACCAAGGCTCTGCTGGCCGACTCGGAGGACGGGATCGTGCGGCTGCCTCCCGACGCGAACTGGAAGACGTTGACGGAGAGCGGGTCGGCGCCGGTCTACCCCGGCTGA
- a CDS encoding ComF family protein — protein sequence MYGALTYADEARAALLAHKERGALRLAAPLGAALAGAVRMASHLSGTTPVLTAPLRRGPLSWRGPSPGRGAPVTLVPVPSARRAVAGRGHDPVRRLALGAARTLRRDGVPARVLAVLRQRRRVADQSGLTAAQRAANLDGALEVTPGGERLLGCAGEVVLVDDVMTTGASLAEAARALGGVRGAAVLAVRSGG from the coding sequence GTGTACGGAGCACTTACGTACGCCGACGAGGCTCGGGCCGCGCTGCTCGCTCACAAGGAGCGTGGCGCCCTGCGGCTGGCCGCGCCCCTGGGCGCGGCGCTCGCGGGCGCCGTCCGGATGGCGTCGCACTTATCCGGCACCACTCCCGTGCTCACCGCTCCCCTTCGGCGCGGGCCGCTCTCCTGGCGCGGCCCGTCCCCCGGGCGCGGGGCCCCGGTCACGTTGGTGCCGGTGCCCTCGGCGCGCCGGGCAGTCGCGGGGCGGGGGCATGATCCGGTGCGGCGGCTGGCGCTGGGCGCCGCGCGGACGCTCAGGCGGGACGGAGTGCCCGCCCGGGTGCTGGCCGTGCTGCGGCAGCGACGGCGAGTAGCGGATCAGTCGGGGCTGACCGCAGCGCAGCGGGCGGCGAATCTTGACGGAGCGCTTGAGGTGACGCCAGGCGGAGAGAGGCTGCTGGGGTGTGCGGGAGAGGTGGTGCTGGTGGACGATGTGATGACAACGGGCGCGTCGCTCGCGGAGGCCGCGCGGGCCCTGGGAGGCGTGCGGGGAGCGGCTGTCCTCGCGGTTCGCTCCGGTGGGTGA
- the hpf gene encoding ribosome hibernation-promoting factor, HPF/YfiA family: protein MDIVVKGRKTEVPDRFRKHVAEKLEKIKKLDGKVINLDVEVCKEHNPRQADRSDRVEITLRTRGPVIRAEAAASDPYAALDMASSKLEARLRKQADKRRVHRGGTRAPISVAAATAHLASELNGELDAAAAPAARQEADGQPVVTRMGSLEVQGEGPLVVREKTHAAAPMSLDQALYEMELVGHDFYLFVDSETKQPSVVYRRHGYDYGVIHLESDPLIAEAPPGAGGALKG from the coding sequence GTGGACATCGTCGTCAAGGGCCGAAAGACAGAGGTGCCCGACCGGTTCCGCAAGCACGTGGCCGAAAAGCTGGAGAAGATCAAGAAGCTCGACGGCAAGGTGATCAACCTTGATGTCGAGGTGTGCAAGGAGCACAACCCCCGGCAGGCCGACCGTTCCGACAGGGTGGAGATCACCCTGCGCACCCGCGGACCGGTCATTCGTGCGGAGGCTGCGGCCTCCGACCCCTACGCGGCACTGGACATGGCATCCAGCAAGCTGGAGGCGCGCCTGCGTAAGCAGGCCGACAAGCGCCGCGTCCACCGTGGAGGAACCCGCGCACCGATCAGCGTGGCGGCGGCAACCGCCCACCTCGCGTCGGAACTCAACGGAGAACTCGACGCGGCCGCCGCTCCGGCCGCTCGCCAGGAGGCTGACGGGCAGCCGGTGGTCACCAGGATGGGATCGCTGGAGGTTCAGGGCGAAGGGCCGCTCGTTGTCAGGGAGAAGACCCACGCGGCTGCGCCCATGTCGCTTGACCAGGCGCTCTACGAAATGGAGTTGGTGGGACACGACTTCTACTTGTTCGTCGACTCCGAGACCAAGCAGCCCAGTGTCGTCTACCGGCGGCACGGCTACGACTACGGCGTGATTCATCTGGAGTCGGACCCGCTCATCGCGGAGGCCCCGCCCGGTGCGGGCGGAGCACTCAAGGGCTGA
- a CDS encoding response regulator — translation MVESFGPAMPTPAAHPSPAAEEEPRERRAEPIRVLVVDDHALFRRGLEIVLAQEEDIQVIGEAGDGAEAVDKAADLLPDIVLMDVRMPKRGGIEACTSIKEVAPSAKIIMLTISDEEADLYDAIKAGATGYLLKEISTDEVSTAIRAVADGQSQISPSMAAKLLTEFKSMIQRTDESKLVPAPKLTDRELEVLKLVATGMNNRDIAKELFISENTVKNHVRNILEKLQLHSRMEAVVYAMREKILEIR, via the coding sequence ATGGTGGAGAGCTTCGGGCCGGCGATGCCCACGCCCGCTGCACACCCGAGCCCGGCGGCCGAGGAGGAGCCGCGGGAGCGGCGCGCGGAACCGATCCGGGTACTGGTGGTCGACGACCATGCGCTGTTCCGGCGGGGGCTGGAGATCGTCCTGGCGCAGGAGGAGGACATCCAGGTCATCGGGGAGGCAGGGGACGGTGCCGAGGCCGTGGACAAGGCGGCGGACCTGTTGCCGGACATCGTGCTGATGGACGTGCGGATGCCCAAGAGGGGCGGGATCGAGGCGTGCACCTCCATCAAGGAGGTCGCCCCCAGCGCCAAGATCATCATGTTGACCATCAGTGACGAGGAGGCCGACCTCTACGACGCCATCAAGGCGGGCGCCACCGGATACCTCCTCAAGGAGATCTCCACGGACGAGGTCTCCACCGCGATCCGGGCGGTGGCCGACGGGCAGTCGCAGATCAGCCCGTCGATGGCGGCGAAGCTGCTCACCGAGTTCAAGTCGATGATCCAGCGCACCGACGAGAGCAAGCTGGTGCCGGCGCCCAAGCTCACGGACCGCGAGCTGGAGGTGCTCAAGCTGGTGGCGACCGGGATGAACAACCGGGACATCGCCAAGGAGTTGTTCATCAGCGAGAACACTGTGAAGAACCACGTACGCAACATCCTGGAGAAGCTCCAGCTCCACTCCCGGATGGAGGCCGTGGTCTACGCGATGCGGGAGAAGATCCTGGAGATTCGCTGA
- a CDS encoding winged helix-turn-helix domain-containing protein, which yields MTSGNSLPAPDVTLTADEARRIALRAQGLLGAPDRRTGARGVLRHLGAVQLDTISVLARSHELVPYARLGAIGRQAVESAYWSGEHSFEYWSHAACVLPIEEWPHFAFRRRAFRERGHRWHQMKDREASCAAVRDRLKSEGPLTTAGLGGGRNGGEWWDWSESKIAVEWLLDTGEVVVTERRGWKRVYDLAERAVPEALLHDDIDDHECLRRLVTQAGAALGVATRADLADYHRLKGDQVNAVLPDTGLVPVEVQGWGKPAWADPAALASPPRGRHRTTLLSPFDSLIWDRPRTERVFGFTHRLEAYVPKPKRVHGYFVMPLLAGGRLCGRVDPAREGTTLVARQLSMRDAKAVEPMAEALREAAEWVGCDAVRVERCDPEPLRTPLQAALTGLGA from the coding sequence ATGACCTCCGGCAACTCCCTCCCCGCCCCCGATGTCACGCTCACTGCCGATGAGGCGCGCCGGATCGCGCTGCGGGCCCAGGGGCTGCTTGGCGCCCCTGACCGCCGCACGGGAGCGCGCGGAGTGCTGCGGCACCTGGGCGCCGTACAGCTCGACACCATCTCGGTGCTGGCCCGTTCACACGAACTGGTGCCCTACGCCCGCCTGGGCGCGATCGGCCGGCAGGCGGTGGAGTCGGCCTACTGGTCGGGAGAGCACAGCTTCGAGTACTGGTCGCATGCCGCCTGTGTGCTGCCGATCGAGGAGTGGCCGCACTTCGCCTTCCGCAGGCGGGCATTCCGCGAGCGGGGCCACCGCTGGCACCAGATGAAGGACCGCGAGGCCTCCTGTGCCGCCGTTCGCGACCGGCTGAAGTCCGAGGGCCCGCTGACCACGGCCGGCCTGGGCGGCGGTCGCAACGGCGGCGAGTGGTGGGACTGGTCCGAGAGCAAGATCGCAGTGGAGTGGCTGCTGGACACCGGCGAGGTCGTGGTCACCGAGCGCCGCGGCTGGAAGCGCGTCTACGACCTCGCCGAGCGCGCCGTCCCCGAAGCACTGCTGCACGACGACATCGACGACCACGAGTGCCTGCGGCGCCTGGTCACCCAGGCGGGCGCCGCGCTCGGGGTCGCGACCCGCGCCGACCTGGCCGACTACCACCGCCTCAAGGGCGACCAGGTGAACGCCGTCCTGCCGGACACCGGCCTGGTGCCGGTCGAGGTCCAGGGCTGGGGCAAGCCCGCCTGGGCCGACCCGGCGGCGCTGGCAAGCCCCCCGCGCGGACGGCACCGCACCACGCTGCTCTCGCCCTTCGACTCGCTGATCTGGGACCGCCCCCGCACCGAACGTGTCTTCGGCTTCACCCACCGCCTGGAGGCGTACGTCCCCAAGCCGAAGCGGGTCCACGGATACTTCGTGATGCCGCTGCTCGCGGGTGGCAGGCTGTGCGGACGCGTCGACCCGGCCCGCGAGGGCACGACGCTGGTCGCCCGCCAGCTCTCCATGCGGGACGCCAAGGCGGTGGAGCCGATGGCGGAGGCGCTGCGCGAGGCGGCCGAGTGGGTGGGCTGCGACGCGGTGCGCGTGGAGCGCTGCGACCCCGAACCCCTGCGCACTCCGCTCCAGGCGGCCCTGACCGGCCTCGGCGCCTAG
- a CDS encoding GNAT family N-acetyltransferase: MEPLTLRTERLILRPFEERDVEAVATACDDPDIQRFVPVPEPYTLKDAVEFVRGASPAGWREDTMYNFGVFTHSGELVGSMGLVRVAHLRTADRQAELGFWTARGHRRRGYTAEAGRAVVDWAFDSLGVERLEWVAQAENEGSRAVALRIGFVEEGIQRARIVHRGTRRDARIAALLPSDWGRAQETPYLPSERS; this comes from the coding sequence ATGGAACCCCTCACACTGCGCACAGAGCGGCTGATACTCCGTCCTTTCGAAGAGCGGGACGTGGAGGCTGTCGCCACTGCCTGTGACGATCCCGACATCCAGCGCTTCGTGCCGGTGCCCGAGCCGTACACGCTCAAGGACGCGGTGGAATTCGTGCGCGGGGCGAGCCCGGCGGGCTGGCGCGAGGACACGATGTACAACTTCGGCGTCTTCACCCACAGCGGCGAGCTGGTCGGCTCGATGGGACTCGTACGCGTCGCACACCTGCGCACCGCCGACCGCCAGGCCGAACTGGGCTTCTGGACGGCCCGGGGGCACCGCCGCCGCGGCTACACGGCCGAGGCGGGCCGGGCCGTCGTCGACTGGGCCTTCGACTCGCTCGGCGTGGAGCGGCTGGAGTGGGTGGCCCAGGCGGAGAACGAGGGGTCACGGGCTGTCGCGCTGCGCATCGGCTTCGTCGAGGAGGGCATCCAGCGGGCCCGCATCGTGCACAGGGGAACGCGCCGCGACGCCCGCATCGCGGCCCTGCTGCCCTCCGACTGGGGACGCGCCCAGGAGACGCCGTACCTTCCCTCGGAGCGCTCGTAG
- the secA gene encoding preprotein translocase subunit SecA, which produces MSVFGKLMRAGEGKILRKLDRIARQVNSIEEDFVDLSDAELRALTDEYKERYAEGESLDDLMPEAFATVREAAKRVLGERHYDVQLMGGGALHLGYVAEMKTGEGKTLVGTLPAYLNAISGKGVHIVTVNDYLAQRDSEWMGRVHRFLGLTVGCIVANMTPAERREQYASDITYGTNNEFGFDYLRDNMAWSKDELVQRGHNFAIVDEVDSILVDEARTPLIISGPADQATKWYSDFSKLVKRLEKGEAGDPRTQKPETGDYEIDEKKRTVAIHEAGVAKVEDWLGIDNLYESVNTPLVGYLNNAIKAKELYKNDKDYVVMDGEVMIVDEHTGRILAGRRYNEGMHQAIEAKEGVEIKDENQTLATITLQNFFRLYNTLSGMTGTAMTEAAEFHQIYKLGVVPIPTNRPLARADQADLIYRTEVSKFDAVVDDIAEKHKKGQPILVGTTSVEKSEYLSKQLTKRGVPHQVLNAKNHEREALIVAEAGRKGAVTVATNMAGRGTDIKLGGNAEGMAENELRARGLDPNEHVEEWASALPTALEKAEKSVKTAVDEVKELGGLYVLGTERHESRRIDNQLRGRSGRQGDPGESRFYLSLGDDLMRLFKAQMVERVMSMANVPDDVPIENKMVTRAIASAQSQVEQQNFEIRKNVLKYDEVLNRQREVIYGERRRVLEGEDLHEQVRHFMDDTIEAYVQAETVEGFAEEWDLDRLWSAFKQLYPVKVTVEELEEAAGDREGITADFIIDSIKDDIHEQYDAREAELGADIMRELERRVVLSVLDRKWREHLYEMDYLQEGIGLRAMAQKDPLVEYQREGYDMFQAMMEGIKEESVGYLFNLEVQVEQQVEEVPVEDAAPAASAPSLDKETVPAGAGSGPAPAIRAKGLDQPQRPDRLHFSAPTAEGGVVEGEMDTGSATDGDESGPVRSQADGLTRAERRKAQKGRKKRK; this is translated from the coding sequence GTGTCCGTCTTCGGCAAGCTCATGCGTGCAGGTGAAGGGAAGATCCTGCGCAAGCTGGACCGCATCGCGCGGCAGGTGAATTCCATCGAAGAGGACTTCGTCGACCTGTCGGACGCCGAGCTGCGAGCCCTCACGGACGAGTACAAGGAGCGGTACGCCGAGGGCGAGAGCCTTGACGACCTGATGCCGGAAGCCTTCGCGACCGTGCGCGAGGCCGCCAAGCGGGTGCTGGGTGAGCGGCACTACGACGTGCAGCTGATGGGCGGCGGAGCGCTGCACCTCGGCTATGTCGCCGAGATGAAGACCGGTGAGGGCAAGACGCTGGTCGGCACCCTTCCCGCCTATCTGAACGCCATCTCGGGCAAGGGCGTCCACATCGTCACGGTCAACGACTACCTGGCGCAGCGTGACTCGGAGTGGATGGGCCGCGTCCACCGCTTCCTCGGGCTCACCGTCGGCTGCATCGTCGCGAACATGACGCCGGCCGAGCGCCGCGAGCAGTACGCGTCCGACATCACCTACGGCACGAACAACGAGTTCGGATTCGACTATCTGCGCGACAACATGGCGTGGTCGAAGGACGAACTGGTGCAGCGGGGTCACAACTTCGCCATCGTCGACGAGGTCGACTCGATCCTGGTCGACGAGGCCCGTACGCCGCTGATCATCTCCGGCCCCGCCGACCAGGCCACGAAGTGGTACAGCGACTTCTCCAAGCTCGTGAAGCGCCTGGAGAAGGGCGAGGCGGGCGACCCGCGCACCCAGAAGCCGGAGACCGGCGACTACGAGATCGACGAGAAGAAGCGCACCGTCGCCATCCACGAGGCCGGCGTCGCCAAGGTCGAGGACTGGCTGGGGATCGACAACCTCTACGAGTCGGTCAACACCCCGCTGGTCGGCTACCTCAACAACGCGATCAAGGCCAAGGAGCTCTACAAGAACGACAAGGACTACGTCGTCATGGACGGCGAAGTCATGATCGTCGATGAGCACACCGGCCGTATCCTCGCTGGCCGCCGCTACAACGAGGGCATGCACCAGGCGATCGAGGCCAAGGAGGGGGTGGAGATCAAGGACGAGAACCAGACGCTCGCCACGATCACCCTCCAGAACTTCTTCCGCCTCTACAACACCCTTTCGGGTATGACCGGTACGGCGATGACCGAGGCGGCGGAGTTCCACCAGATCTACAAGCTCGGCGTGGTGCCCATCCCCACCAACCGGCCGCTGGCCCGTGCCGACCAGGCCGACCTGATCTACCGCACCGAGGTCTCCAAGTTCGACGCGGTCGTCGACGACATCGCGGAGAAGCACAAGAAGGGCCAGCCGATCCTCGTCGGCACCACCTCCGTCGAGAAGTCGGAGTACCTCTCCAAGCAGCTCACCAAGCGCGGTGTCCCGCACCAGGTGCTGAACGCGAAGAACCACGAGCGCGAGGCGCTGATCGTCGCCGAGGCCGGCCGTAAGGGCGCGGTCACCGTCGCGACGAACATGGCGGGCCGTGGTACGGACATCAAGCTCGGCGGCAACGCCGAGGGCATGGCCGAGAACGAGCTGCGCGCCCGAGGCCTGGACCCGAACGAGCACGTCGAGGAGTGGGCCTCGGCGCTGCCCACCGCGCTGGAGAAGGCCGAGAAGTCGGTCAAGACGGCGGTGGACGAGGTCAAGGAGCTGGGCGGCCTCTACGTCCTGGGCACCGAGCGGCACGAGTCCCGCCGGATCGACAACCAGCTGCGAGGCCGCTCCGGCCGTCAGGGGGACCCGGGCGAGTCCCGCTTCTACCTGTCGCTGGGCGACGACCTGATGCGGCTGTTCAAGGCGCAGATGGTCGAGCGCGTGATGTCGATGGCGAACGTCCCCGACGACGTCCCGATCGAGAACAAGATGGTGACCAGGGCCATCGCCTCCGCCCAGTCCCAGGTCGAGCAGCAGAACTTCGAAATCCGTAAGAACGTCCTCAAGTACGACGAGGTTCTCAACAGGCAGCGCGAGGTCATCTACGGCGAGCGCCGCCGCGTCCTGGAGGGCGAGGACCTGCACGAGCAGGTGCGCCACTTCATGGACGACACCATCGAGGCGTACGTTCAGGCCGAGACGGTCGAGGGCTTCGCCGAGGAGTGGGACCTGGACCGGCTGTGGAGCGCCTTCAAGCAGCTGTATCCGGTGAAGGTCACGGTCGAGGAGCTGGAGGAGGCCGCGGGCGACCGCGAGGGCATCACGGCCGACTTCATCATCGACTCCATCAAGGACGACATCCACGAGCAGTACGACGCCCGCGAGGCGGAGCTGGGCGCCGACATCATGCGCGAGCTGGAGCGGCGCGTGGTGCTGTCCGTACTGGACCGCAAGTGGCGTGAGCACCTCTACGAGATGGACTACCTCCAGGAGGGCATCGGCCTGCGCGCCATGGCCCAGAAGGACCCGCTGGTCGAGTACCAGCGGGAGGGCTACGACATGTTCCAGGCCATGATGGAAGGCATCAAGGAGGAGTCGGTCGGCTATCTGTTCAACCTGGAGGTCCAGGTCGAGCAGCAGGTCGAGGAGGTGCCGGTCGAGGACGCGGCGCCGGCGGCGTCCGCGCCGTCGCTGGACAAGGAGACCGTGCCCGCCGGCGCGGGTTCCGGCCCCGCGCCCGCGATCCGTGCCAAGGGCCTGGACCAGCCGCAGCGTCCGGACCGCCTGCATTTCTCCGCGCCGACCGCCGAGGGCGGGGTCGTCGAGGGCGAGATGGACACTGGCTCCGCCACCGACGGCGACGAGTCCGGCCCGGTCCGTTCCCAGGCCGACGGCCTGACCCGCGCCGAGCGGCGCAAGGCCCAGAAGGGCCGCAAGAAGCGGAAGTGA
- a CDS encoding Rv3235 family protein has product MTTSTTSSAPGRQPRRRGPRNAPTRPPGRRDSRRPADSALRAAAHLARERQPPFWFARRLLLVLSGQCPVHTLLAHARGPAYDRLSALAPEAPLRPRGTDRTTPAVLEARGTQPRDGVIEAFARIATGARQRAMAFRLELCPDNRWRCTAIELDTTR; this is encoded by the coding sequence ATGACCACGAGCACCACCTCCTCGGCACCCGGCCGCCAGCCGCGCAGGCGCGGCCCACGCAACGCCCCGACCCGCCCACCGGGCAGGCGCGACAGCCGCCGCCCTGCCGACTCGGCGCTGCGCGCGGCGGCCCACCTCGCGCGTGAGCGCCAGCCACCGTTCTGGTTCGCCCGCCGCCTGCTGCTCGTCCTCAGCGGCCAGTGCCCCGTCCACACCCTCCTCGCCCACGCCCGCGGCCCGGCCTACGACCGCCTCAGCGCCCTCGCCCCCGAAGCGCCGCTCCGCCCCCGCGGCACGGACCGCACGACCCCCGCCGTCCTGGAGGCCCGGGGCACCCAGCCCCGCGACGGTGTCATCGAAGCCTTCGCCCGCATCGCCACCGGCGCCCGCCAACGCGCCATGGCCTTCCGCCTGGAACTCTGCCCCGACAACCGCTGGCGCTGCACCGCGATCGAACTCGACACCACGCGCTGA
- a CDS encoding DUF6912 family protein — MRVYLPSTLPALSQAHGAGELGPGPLEAYAVTPGLRAWCASDDEEELEYAALGRAARASLRLLAEASRSEAVPGRRVVIAVEVPDADVAADPDGAADSGAADSAVGGGAEDEAVGRVRLAAAVPLAKAAAVHVDADDAEADVAAAADALTAAAGSEEAARFAVDGAEDHELLWFATQEIPALLG, encoded by the coding sequence ATGCGTGTCTATCTCCCCTCGACCCTGCCCGCTCTGAGCCAGGCGCACGGCGCCGGCGAGCTGGGGCCGGGCCCCCTTGAGGCGTACGCCGTGACCCCCGGGCTGCGTGCGTGGTGTGCCTCCGACGACGAGGAGGAGCTGGAGTACGCGGCGCTGGGCCGGGCGGCACGGGCCTCGTTGCGGCTGCTCGCCGAGGCCTCCCGGAGCGAGGCCGTCCCCGGGCGCCGGGTTGTCATCGCCGTCGAGGTGCCGGACGCCGACGTCGCGGCGGACCCGGACGGCGCGGCTGACAGCGGCGCGGCTGACAGCGCGGTCGGCGGCGGTGCCGAGGACGAGGCCGTCGGCAGGGTGCGTCTCGCCGCCGCCGTTCCTCTGGCCAAGGCGGCGGCCGTACACGTGGACGCCGACGACGCGGAGGCGGACGTGGCCGCGGCGGCGGACGCGCTGACGGCGGCGGCCGGCTCGGAGGAGGCCGCACGGTTCGCGGTGGACGGCGCCGAGGACCACGAGCTGCTGTGGTTCGCCACCCAGGAGATTCCCGCCCTCCTGGGCTGA
- a CDS encoding HAD family hydrolase, translating to MVLGQERAGSAQSSDDGSGVRSGRSAHLVWDWNGTLLHDIHTVIEATNAAFKELGLPAITLERYRELYCVPVPRFYERLMGRMPTGSEWEVMDETFHRHYWQLVPAAGLAEGAAELLVAQGAAGGTQSLCSLAPHDRLLPLVRGYGIERHFIRVDGAVGRSGGGKAAQMVRHLAALQGVTPARTVVIGDAVDDALAAAHAGARAVLFTGGSHSRRSLEEVGVPVVDSLPEAVETAERLVAESPDDAA from the coding sequence ATGGTCTTGGGGCAGGAGAGAGCGGGAAGCGCGCAGAGCTCGGACGACGGGAGCGGCGTCCGGAGTGGCCGGTCCGCCCACCTTGTGTGGGATTGGAACGGGACGCTGCTGCATGACATCCATACGGTCATCGAGGCGACGAACGCGGCGTTCAAGGAGCTGGGGCTCCCGGCGATCACGCTGGAGCGGTACCGGGAGCTGTACTGCGTGCCGGTGCCGCGCTTCTACGAGCGGCTGATGGGCCGGATGCCCACCGGCAGCGAGTGGGAGGTCATGGACGAGACCTTCCACCGGCACTACTGGCAGCTCGTCCCGGCCGCGGGGCTCGCCGAGGGCGCGGCCGAGCTGCTGGTGGCCCAGGGAGCGGCGGGGGGTACGCAGTCGCTGTGCTCGCTGGCGCCGCACGACCGGCTGCTGCCGCTGGTGCGAGGCTATGGGATCGAGCGTCACTTCATACGGGTCGACGGTGCGGTCGGGCGCTCCGGGGGCGGCAAGGCGGCCCAGATGGTGCGCCATCTCGCGGCGCTCCAGGGGGTCACCCCGGCCAGGACCGTAGTGATCGGGGACGCGGTGGACGACGCCCTGGCGGCGGCGCACGCGGGAGCCCGGGCGGTGCTGTTCACGGGCGGCTCCCACAGCAGGAGAAGCCTGGAGGAGGTGGGAGTGCCTGTGGTCGACAGCCTGCCGGAGGCCGTGGAGACCGCCGAGCGTCTCGTGGCGGAGAGCCCCGACGACGCCGCCTGA